ttttaaacatATTGTTAGTaatattgaatattatttaaatccatCAATAGTGGTTGTATTAGGTGACTTATTCTCATCACAATATAttaatgatgaagaattCGCCAAGAGAACTGATAGATATAGGGCTATTTTCTCACCACTAAAGGACCACACAAAGTTAATCAATGTCACAGGTAATCACGACGTTGGCTATGCAAATGAAGTGACAGAAGCACGTATCAATAGATTCGAATCATCATTTGGTAAAATCAATGATAAATTCTTTGTTGGCGGTCATTTAATTGGCGTTGTTAATTCGATTAATTTAGATTCATCATTTGATGAGAAATTACAATCTGATGCATGGACtcatttaaaagaattaaaacatGATGCAGAATCAACTCAATCACCATTAATCATTGTAACTCATATACCGTTATATAAAGATATTGCTAGTATAGATAGAACATTACCAATTTATCGTCAATATCCATGGTTATGTAGAGAAGAATATCAAGTTAAACATACTCCAAACAATCATGTAAAAGAACAAACAATGTTAACAAAAGAAACTACTGATTATATcctaaatgaaattaaaccacttttcatttttaatggtCATGATCATGATGGTTGTATCTATCAATTCCCTTCAAATCCATCAGGTTTCAATACAACTGAATATACAATTAGGTCAATGATGGGTGGATATGGTGGTTATTCTgctttatttgaatttaaaaaaataaataataataataataataataatgataaaaaagaaatatttgaatatcAATTCCAGTTATGCCCATTTTTAGAtacaaaatatataaatataacgTTTGGTGTTAATGCTGGTTGggcaattttatttttactttttaatataatttattctttatataatagatatttaattaaaaaacaacaagctttaaaaaagaaaaaataaaatatattatatacaataataataataataataataataataataataataataataataataacaacaacaacaacattctATTGcctttaaattaaaaaaaacatatttatttttatttttatttatttattttcttcttgaattggaaattgtttttttattttcttttgaatccttatttaaagtttctggacttttgaatcttttatttgaagTTTTATCTGATGAGTTTGACCAATCTTCTGACACTCTTTTTTTAAGTggtttattttgatttttttcatGTTGTTCCTCTTGTTCATTTTCTTCctcttcaattgattttggtctatttgttgattttttagtTGGAGTTATTGGAGTTTGACTTGATTTCTTTGTTGGTGTGGTTGGAGTTTGGTTTGGTTTTTTAGTGGGAGTTATTGGAGTTTGACTTGGTTTCTTGGTTGGTGTGGTCGGagtttgatttgattttttggtTGGAGTTGTTGGAGTTTGACTTGGTTTCTTTGTTGGTGTGGTTGGAGtttgatttgatttctttgataAAGTTTTAGTTCTTCTTTTTTCCTCCTCATCACTACTATCCTCTTCACTTGAAACAACTATTGGTTTTGTATTTGattttcttgttgttgttgtggttgttgttgtatgtGTAGAAGTTTGATTTGATggtgttttttttgattttttcttctttttatcCTCTTCACTTTCATAGTCCTCATCATCCTCCTCCTCCTCTTCCTCAGATTCTTCCTCTTCAGATTCTTCCTTTTCAGATTCTTCTTTCTCTACCTTTCTTTGAGgtttagattttaatttgCTTTTATGACTTTGATTAACATCCTCACTTTTATCAACACTTTggtttgtttttaatttttttggtgatgactttatttgatttgattttcttttttgtttgATTATGTATTCATTTTCTTCACTATCTTCTTGACTATCTTCTTCACTATCATTGTGTTCCTCGTCAGATTCTTCCTCttcaattggttttaatttctttggtGGTGCTGGTGCTGGTGGTACTGctgaattctttttatttcttttttctttttctttttcattattatcattttcatcttcattttcactttcactttcattttgattatcttcattattactatcattatcGCTATCTTGATCGACCTCTTCATcactatcattattttcatttttacctTTATTATGGCCAGAAGCGGCAGAGGTATTAGAGgttgattttatatttgataatgaatcaattttttcttttgctAATTTTTGAGCTTCTTCCTTTTGTTGGAATAGAACGGCCAATTTTTCTATTTCGATAATTTCTGCTTTAGTGAAATAAGCAATTGCAATATTTTTGATATCCCCATATCTTTTTCTTAATGATCTCATTTTATCTTTAAGTTGACTTGGTTTTCTTTTTGATGTTGAATAATAATCCTCCTTAATCTTTATCCATCTATGACCTATTATCATTACAGCCTTAATTAATGACCTACATTCTTCATCTGTCCATAATCCAGGTAATTGTGGAGATTTAGATGAACTTTTagttcttttatttttattattttcgtTGCTGTTTTTATTGTTGCTGTTTTTATTGTTACTgtttttgttattgttattactatcgCTTTCATCATccatatcatcatcatctgcATCATCTGCATCATCTGCAGCAGCATCATcagcatcatcattattattattattattttcatttttatcatttgcaTCTAATAAAactgaatttttattattagtgttgttattaatttcttcagGTGAATAAATATTACTTTGTTTACCATCGTCATAAAACCAATGATCCTCACTAACTCTATCAAATTCATAAAATAATACTTCCTTTAATTTGAATGTTCCATCTATATTTCTTGATAATAAAtgcttaaaaaaatataaaattttaaaagtaatgtaaaataaaatataattaatatacatatatataaagcataataataataataaattataatttgtttgTACATACTCTAACTTGAATTGGTTCAGGTAAAAGATCTCTAATATCATTATAAATCTctctaaataattttgataaagtATCTTGACGTACAAATTCCATTGGtaaaccatcatcaccatctcTTTCTTCAGCTtcttttggttttttataaaatttatcaagTATTTGATTTAAGTAGTCTTGAGTTTCTCTTCTAATCTTTAATTTGTTATCTCTTAATGCTCtgataatttcaatattatctaAAATTGAATCACTATGTAAATATGTgaacaatttcattaaaaagttttcaaTGTTTTCATTTGGTTTTGAACAATGatttaacattttaaaaaaacattttaataattcaacctaattttataattttattagtaaatagtaacaataatgataataataataataataaataaaatataatttatcaattccTCTCTCTATGGAGGACTTACATTATTATATGATTCAATAATATTTCTTGTTATATATAAAATGCttataaagaaatcaattctTTTACCATACATTCTTTCacttattaatttattatctgTATATCTTgtaaattcaatatcaatttctttatagaaaaagtaataaatatCATCAAATATAGCTGCAACTCTTGGTGAAATACTTCTAACTTCAACATTATCTGTTGTGTTTGAGTCTGCAATTACAATATCTTGACTTGTGTccatattttcaaataattttgatttttgatttttgatttttgtttttatttatttgtttaatttatgATTTTATAACAAATCCGAAATTGATTGgtgaatttcaaaaaaaaaataaaaataaaaaaaaataaaaataaaaaaaaaatatatggagagaggaaaaaaaaaaaaaaaaaataaattggaaaaaataaataattatttaaaattgatgttatttatagaaaaaaattaaattttaaaaaaattaaataaaaaaaaaaaattaaaaataaaaaaattttttaattaaaaaaaaaaaaaaaaaaaaaaaaggggtgaaaaaaagaattttaattttttttttttcttttttttttaatcatcttttaatcataataaaaaaatgtcatCTATacatataatttataaaactgGTAAAACTACAGTACCTGTCATTGCATCAACTGTAATGATGgaggtattaaaaaaagcttgccaatattttaaaattgatgattCACGTTTCCAATTAATgtaaggtttttttttttttttttctttattttttcttcatttttgtaattaacttttttttttttttttgcaatgactaataataattatttatttataaatttaggTATGGATCAACATAtgttaatttatcattaccaTTTAGATTATCAGGTATACCAAATTTAAGTAGAGTTACtataatggaaaaaaaagGAGCCTCAATCTCAACAGTAAAGATTGCAATTCAAATGGATGATGGTAAAAGATttcaatcaaattttaaaacaagttCAACACTTTGggatattttattaacatttGAAACCGAACAAAACTTATCCTTAACTAAAAGATTCAATGATGTTAATCAATACATTGAACCAGTtgtaacaattttaaatagagaggtatatatatttatctaTATCAGAGgttaaataatcattttatttatttatttattaattaatctttttttttatttttattttttatcagaTCTCAACAATTGAATCACTTCAAAAATCATCTTTAGCATCAATAAATGTTAATGAagcatcattaattaaattaacttTTAAACAAACTGATAGAACTAATGAAGAGGTATTACCAATTATTGTATCATATCAATcaccatcaacaccaacagaatcaccaacaacaacaacaactactactactacaactactaccAATAATACAACTAAAGAAGAATcaccaaaaacaacaaattcaccaACCAATAGCGAATCCTCAACTAAATCCCAAAACAGTAGTGGTTCACAACAATCTCCAATAATTATTTCTCCACCAACACAACAATCAACAAGTTCTGATGTTTCAACTCCAACTATGGACATTGATTCACCATTAGTTAAAAATGTAGAAAAATCACCAATATCTGATTTAGGATTAAACCCATCATCTAATATTCCATTACCAGATAAAAcatataataatgaaactactactaccacaacaacaacatcaaataatgatgttCAAGTTTCAACACCACCAAAAATTGCTACAATGGATCATAAAGATAGAGAACTTTTAGTTTATACACCATCAAATAATCAAGTTGatccaaaatcaattagaCACAATGAAAAAATGACAGAAGAGGATATTAAAAGATTAGTTGAGGCTAATAAAAGagttaaaaaagaaaaagaggaATTTGATTCAGTATTAAGAACTAAAGCAATGAGAGAAAGAGAAGCCtataaaaaacataaaaattttaGTACGTCAATCATTCGTATTGTTTTTCCAGGTGgtcaaaaaattttagaaatgaaatttttaataagagagaaaatttcaaatttactcAAATATATTAATGAATATATTCTAGCTCAACCAAATGATTCAGTTTATTTATGTAagtaaacaattaataataataataataataataataataataataataataataataataataataataataataataataataataataataataataataataataataataataataataataataataataataataataataataataataataataataataataataataataataataattactatttcaaactaattaatttttatttatagacacaacaccaccaaataaaactttggatttaaatactacatttttaaaagaaggtTTATTCCCAAGagcaaaaatatttttaggtGTTTCACCAGGTACTACACTTATATTTAGTGAATTagttaatgaattaattgaagaatcaaataataaaaataataataataataataacaataatacaaccaccaccaccacttcAACAATTTCCCAAGAAGAATTAGAtaaacaagaagaagaacaagaaaGAATTGAAGAGCAAATGAAAATTGAAGAAGAGAAACAATTAAAGTTAGAGGAtgaacaagaaaaagaaagacaAAGAGCATTACGTTCAAtgtttaataatgaaaaagaaggTGATTCTCAAAAACGACCAGTTCCAAAATGGTTTACAGctggaaaaaaataaacattttaaagttaatttataaatagaatttaaaaatattttactttttttttttttttttttttttaaagagaattatataaaataaaagtaagattttaaaaaaacaagtttcaatttgaa
This region of Dictyostelium discoideum AX4 chromosome 3 chromosome, whole genome shotgun sequence genomic DNA includes:
- a CDS encoding UBX domain-containing protein, which produces MSSIHIIYKTGKTTVPVIASTVMMEVLKKACQYFKIDDSRFQLMYGSTYVNLSLPFRLSGIPNLSRVTIMEKKGASISTVKIAIQMDDGKRFQSNFKTSSTLWDILLTFETEQNLSLTKRFNDVNQYIEPVVTILNREISTIESLQKSSLASINVNEASLIKLTFKQTDRTNEEVLPIIVSYQSPSTPTESPTTTTTTTTTTTTNNTTKEESPKTTNSPTNSESSTKSQNSSGSQQSPIIISPPTQQSTSSDVSTPTMDIDSPLVKNVEKSPISDLGLNPSSNIPLPDKTYNNETTTTTTTTSNNDVQVSTPPKIATMDHKDRELLVYTPSNNQVDPKSIRHNEKMTEEDIKRLVEANKRVKKEKEEFDSVLRTKAMREREAYKKHKNFSTSIIRIVFPGGQKILEMKFLIREKISNLLKYINEYILAQPNDSVYLYTTPPNKTLDLNTTFLKEGLFPRAKIFLGVSPGTTLIFSELVNELIEESNNKNNNNNNNNNTTTTTTSTISQEELDKQEEEQERIEEQMKIEEEKQLKLEDEQEKERQRALRSMFNNEKEGDSQKRPVPKWFTAGKK
- the mybV gene encoding myb domain-containing protein, with protein sequence MDTSQDIVIADSNTTDNVEVRSISPRVAAIFDDIYYFFYKEIDIEFTRYTDNKLISERMYGKRIDFFISILYITRNIIESYNNVELLKCFFKMLNHCSKPNENIENFLMKLFTYLHSDSILDNIEIIRALRDNKLKIRRETQDYLNQILDKFYKKPKEAEERDGDDGLPMEFVRQDTLSKLFREIYNDIRDLLPEPIQVRHLLSRNIDGTFKLKEVLFYEFDRVSEDHWFYDDGKQSNIYSPEEINNNTNNKNSVLLDANDKNENNNNNNDDADDAAADDADDADDDDMDDESDSNNNNKNSNNKNSNNKNSNENNKNKRTKSSSKSPQLPGLWTDEECRSLIKAVMIIGHRWIKIKEDYYSTSKRKPSQLKDKMRSLRKRYGDIKNIAIAYFTKAEIIEIEKLAVLFQQKEEAQKLAKEKIDSLSNIKSTSNTSAASGHNKGKNENNDSDEEVDQDSDNDSNNEDNQNESESENEDENDNNEKEKEKRNKKNSAVPPAPAPPKKLKPIEEEESDEEHNDSEEDSQEDSEENEYIIKQKRKSNQIKSSPKKLKTNQSVDKSEDVNQSHKSKLKSKPQRKVEKEESEKEESEEEESEEEEEEDDEDYESEEDKKKKKSKKTPSNQTSTHTTTTTTTTRKSNTKPIVVSSEEDSSDEEEKRRTKTLSKKSNQTPTTPTKKPSQTPTTPTKKSNQTPTTPTKKPSQTPITPTKKPNQTPTTPTKKSSQTPITPTKKSTNRPKSIEEEENEQEEQHEKNQNKPLKKRVSEDWSNSSDKTSNKRFKSPETLNKDSKENKKTISNSRRK